In Crinalium epipsammum PCC 9333, the genomic window GTTGTAGAACTGGCTGATAGTACAGTCAACATCCGCGCACGCTGGTGGGTTCAGCCGCCTCGTCGTGCAGATGTATTAGACCTGCAAGATCGAGTATTGATCAATATCAAAAATAAGCTGACGGCAAATGGAATTGACTTACCTTTCCCAACTCAGCAAATTCTTTTCCACGACCAGACGGAAGCAACCGATGGCGATCGCACCCGTCAGCGAGAAGGCTGGCCCGCAGGGAAAGGCGAAGTTCCGCAGCCGCGCACTATTAGTAATGCACTTTCCAAACTGAAGTTTCAAGTAAACGGTTCTGAAGCTGGCAAAGCTAAACAGACTACAACAGATCAGGATAATTGATGCAAAATACAAAACTCAGCAAACTTTGGGACTCACTAAATTCGAGTTTTTGGTTTATACCAACACTGATGGTGATATTGGCGATCGCGTTTTCATTTATAACTATCGGGATTGATCAACGTCTAGAAACAGATATCATCAAGAATTTGGGGTGGGCTTATGCTCTCGGCCCTAGTGGCTCACGCGCGATTCTTTCAGCAATTGCTGGTTCAATGATGAGCGTTGCTACGACTGCCTTTTCAATTACGATTGTTGCACTTCAGCTTGCGTCTTCGCAGTTTGGGCCTCGATTGCTGCGTAACTTCATGCAGGATACGGGTAATCAGATCGTACTTGGAACTTTTATCTCCACGTTCGTTTATAGCCTGCTGGTACTGCGAACCATCAATGGTGTTGAAGAAAACGAGTTTGTGCCTCATCTGGCGGTGACGTGCGGTATCGGACTGGCGATCGCCAGTATTGGTGTGCTGATTTACTTCATTCACCATTCAGCTTCTTCTATTCAGGTGGATCGAGTTATTACTAAGGTTGGTCACGAGTTAGATGATGCGATCGAGCGACTCTTTCCCAACAAGATCGGGCGGAGTCCATCAAAACAACGACAAGAACCAGCGATGTCAGACATTCCAGCCGATTTTGATCGCGATGCCTGCCCCGTTAAAGTCACAAATAGCGGCTATATCCAGGCGATTGATGAAAGCCAGATTATGCAGATCGCTAAGGAAAACAACCTCTTGCTACGGATTGAGCATCGTCCCGGAGATTTTGTCGTGCGTGGCAGTGACCTCATCCTAGTTTTTCCTGGGGAACAAGTTAACAAGAAGCTGACGGGGAAAATCAACGATGCTTTTGTTATAGGGTTGCAGCGAACAGATCAGCAAGACGTAGAATTCTCTGTAAACCAGCTTGTTGAAATTGCGGCACGCGCCCTTTCACCCGGAATTAACGATCCCTTCACTGCCATCCGTTGCATTGACCAACTTAGTGTAGCTCTGTGTTATCTGGCACAAAAAGATATTCCCTCTCCCTACCGCTACGATGACGATGACAAGCTTCGCATCATTGCTGAACCTATCTCCTTCGCAGATCTAACGGATGCTGCCTTTAACCAAATTCGCCAGTATGGAAAATCCAGTGTAGGGGTAACAATGCGTTTGCTGGAGGCGATCAAAACCATTGCATCCTTCACCCATAACAAAACAGACCGTGCGGCACTGCTGCGTCATGCCAACATGATTCATCGCGGTAGCCAAGAGGGAATAAAGGAGGAATTAGATATCCTCGATGTTAAAAAGCGTTATCTAGCCGCAGTAAAAGCAATAGAAAAGCATTGAAACTTAGAGAAAAGAATAATTGAAGACAAAGTTGCTTGTTCAACTATCTGTCTTCCGTAACTTGTTGCAAAAATGGTGAGAGTTCTCGGTTAAGCTGCCCTGCCCGGACAGATTCAGCATAGGTTTCTGCCTCGATAGCCAGCAGTTCTTCCTGTAGTTGATTGGTGACAAAGCTTTGGAGGTCAGGATGTTCATCCTGAAGCTGCTTAATTTTCTGTTTGAGAGAAATTAGTTCGCCACTTACCAACGCCGTCTGGTAACGATAAAAATCTGGCTCAACCCCCGGACGTTTTTCAGTTTTTTCTAGATGTTGCAGCACCCTCTGAAGCGCAGTTTGACGGGCGATCGCTTCTAAAAATTCCTGACGCAAGGGTTGATTACCTAACAGATTTAGCTTTTTCAACAGTGGTTGAATTGTCAAACCCTGTACCAGTAGAGTGAACAGTACCACGCCAAAAACCGTCGCAATAATTTTTTCTCGTTCCGGCAAGATCACAGGCATACTTAATGCCAAGGCGATTGAGACAGAACCTCGTAATCCACCCCACCACAGAATAGTTTGATCGGGAAGAGAAATTTCGGAGTTAGTAAAGCGATTGCTCAAAAAGCTCAAACCATAGATAGCGATCGCCCGTGTTAAAATCATCGCGCCAACAGTAATAGCTATTATTCCCAGGTTATCTCCCAGAATCGCAAACCGCACCTGATCGCCAATCAGCAAGAACACAATAGAATTGACAAAAAACGACAGGAACTCCCAAAACTCGCTGACGATAATTCGAGTACGGGGATTCATCCCAATGCGAGACCCAAAGTTACCCAAGATCAAGCCTGTTGTTACTACTGCAATCACGCCTGAGCCGCCCAAATCCTCAGTAATCAAATAAGCGCCGTAAGCAGAAACCAGGGTGAGGGATTGTTCTACAAGTGGCAGATCAAATCGCTGAGTCAGGTAAGAGAGACCAAAGCCAATTAAACAGCCTATTCCAACGCCAATACCAACTACTTGAAAGAATTGAATCAAAATTGGCTGAACTGCAAGTTCATCAGTTCCTAGCGAAAATGACAATAAAAACCCAAAAGCAACAACAGCCACCCCATCATTAAATAAACTTTCTCCCTCCATCAGGACGGTGAGGCGTTTTTCCACCCCCAATTCTCGAAATAAAGCTGTTACAGAAACCGGGTCAGTCGCTGACAAACTTGCTCCTACTAACAGAGCAGTGGTTAATGACAGTCCCCCCAACTGATTTAACCCCAATGCTACTCCCGCAATAGAAATCAACACCCCTACAACCGCATACAGACAAATAGGAACCAGATCCCGCTTTAATTTTGACCACTGCAAATTCCAGGCAGCCTCAAAGAGTAGAGGAGGTAAAAAAATCGACAAAATCAATCCTGGTGAAAGATTAACCAGTCGCACATCCACAAGCGCCAGCCCTAGCCCAACTATCACTAGAAGCAGAGTATAGGGAATGCGGCGAAACCAGCTAAAGACTTGTGGTAGAGTCGCAACACTTAAAGAAACCGAGAGGACTAGCAGAAATTGCTTAAGATTGGTTTCAATAGCAATTTCGCTGACTGTAGATTCAACTGCCATAGTTTTAAGGAAAGATTGCTTTCGTTCTCAGTCTATTTCTAGATGACCACTACAATTGCTAGTACGATGTTGAGGAAAAACAAAACAACCTTTATTTTTATTACTTAATATCTCATGCTAGGTAACAATATAATATCTATTGCTTCACCAATAGCTAAACCTAATCCAGATAAAATTGTAAATATCAAAATTTTATTTAATTGACTCAACCCCTGGGAACGCATTTCTATTTTGACTAAGAATGTAGATATAAAAGGTATAACAACAATATTCAGCAGCATTGGAAAAGCTGCTATTGCCGCTACTAAAATACTTACTAATAAAGCAAAACTTAAAAGTACAAACCAACTTTTGGAAAAAACCTTAGTTAAAAATAATACTAATGGGTTGGCTTCTTTCGCCAAATAGAAAGCTATGAAGGAAATCAATAAACCGACAACCCAAATAATGTTGTGAGCAGCTAAAGACCAGCCTAATAAAGTGTAAGTAAGCCATAGTAAGAACAGAGAAAAATTCAAATTAAGTCCAAGATTCATAATTAAATAAAAAATATTTATATTTTGCTTAACTTCTTGAAGTTTAACAAATTAGCCTAGTATGCACGTAGTGAATAGCCCATAAAAAGTATGGAATTATTCTTGCCGCCGCACTTCCTGCACCTGTCCGACCTCAAAAACAAGAGTAAACTGCTGCCCCATTTCCCTCTCAACAAATTCCTCTAATAACTGTACCTGCCGAGGCGTAACAGGTTCTTTGGCTCGCACGCTTAAACGAACTTCAGGGGGATTGGTTAACCAATTTGTATTAAATTGAAGCAGTTGTAATCGTTGAAATGTTACCGTCCGATTAACCAAGGCTCGCTGCAAACTGGTTTCTAGCTGTGCTTGCCGAATTAGGCGCGTAAAGCTTGCGCCTAAAGGTAATAATAGAATTGCTGTAAGTGCTAACGTCCAACTAATGGCTTTACGAGCTTGATGTAAAGGTGTGTAGCCTGCCAATAGAAAGGTGAGCATACAAGAAAGAGTGATGCCCAGCAAGTTAGTTAAGTAAAGTAGTGTAGCTCCGAAACTAAGTGACCAGTTGGATTGTGCCATTCCTAAACCAATTACACAAAGTGGTGGCATCAAAGCAACTGCGATCGCAGTTCCCGCTAAACTGCCTGAAACCTTTGGTTCTACTTTGGCATAACCACTAATGCTACCTGCGGCAATGGCAATTCCCAAGTCTAAAAGCGTGGGTTCAGAGCGGGCAAGAATTTCACTGTCGTAGCTAGGAAGTTGAACGAGCAAACCAACACTATAAGCGATCGCAACTGCTAGTAGGGTTCCTACCAAAAGCGTAATCATGCCTCTGCGAAATAACAGCACATCTCCCTCTAATGCACCAAAAGCTAAACTCCGAATTGGTAACATTAGAGGTGCAACGAGCATCGCACCAATAATTACTGCGGTACTATTGGCGAGTAAACCTAAAGTAGCGATCGCACAAGAACCAATAATCAAAATTAAGTAAGAGGAGTTGAGCGTTGATTCATCAAGCAATTCCAGTTGGCACTGCTGAATTTGTTCAAGTTTTGCTTGTTTACGTCTGAAGTGCTGGAAACGATTGCGAATATTGCTCAACATGATCAACCTAAATAATAGAAAAACTCATCAAACAAGCTGACTTGAATTTATTGTAATTAGCCCAGAAAGAAGGGTTAGTTCGCTTAAAATATTTAGATGAGTCAGGATTGTGTCAGTGGAGTCCAGTTAGTTATGTAACAAAAACTTTACATAACTGTGTTTATTTACGCCTACCTACTTAGCTGCTATAGCATTTTTTGCTAAAGGATTGCTCGATTTAGGAGGGCAACTAACTCCCTTACCTTATCCTAAACAAGACGGTGAGCTAGTTAAATCTGGCATTTATAGCTTAGTCCGCCATCCCATTTATAGCGGTGTGATCCTAGCAGCCGTTAGTTGGACAATCTTCCAGATGAGTTTCTCTCACCTATTGGCAGCAGGTATTTTATTTGTCTTTTTTGATATTAAGGCTAGTCGTGAGGAAACCTGGTTGAGCCACAAGTATCCAGATTATCCAGAA contains:
- a CDS encoding DUF2254 domain-containing protein; the protein is MQNTKLSKLWDSLNSSFWFIPTLMVILAIAFSFITIGIDQRLETDIIKNLGWAYALGPSGSRAILSAIAGSMMSVATTAFSITIVALQLASSQFGPRLLRNFMQDTGNQIVLGTFISTFVYSLLVLRTINGVEENEFVPHLAVTCGIGLAIASIGVLIYFIHHSASSIQVDRVITKVGHELDDAIERLFPNKIGRSPSKQRQEPAMSDIPADFDRDACPVKVTNSGYIQAIDESQIMQIAKENNLLLRIEHRPGDFVVRGSDLILVFPGEQVNKKLTGKINDAFVIGLQRTDQQDVEFSVNQLVEIAARALSPGINDPFTAIRCIDQLSVALCYLAQKDIPSPYRYDDDDKLRIIAEPISFADLTDAAFNQIRQYGKSSVGVTMRLLEAIKTIASFTHNKTDRAALLRHANMIHRGSQEGIKEELDILDVKKRYLAAVKAIEKH
- a CDS encoding cation:proton antiporter; the encoded protein is MAVESTVSEIAIETNLKQFLLVLSVSLSVATLPQVFSWFRRIPYTLLLVIVGLGLALVDVRLVNLSPGLILSIFLPPLLFEAAWNLQWSKLKRDLVPICLYAVVGVLISIAGVALGLNQLGGLSLTTALLVGASLSATDPVSVTALFRELGVEKRLTVLMEGESLFNDGVAVVAFGFLLSFSLGTDELAVQPILIQFFQVVGIGVGIGCLIGFGLSYLTQRFDLPLVEQSLTLVSAYGAYLITEDLGGSGVIAVVTTGLILGNFGSRIGMNPRTRIIVSEFWEFLSFFVNSIVFLLIGDQVRFAILGDNLGIIAITVGAMILTRAIAIYGLSFLSNRFTNSEISLPDQTILWWGGLRGSVSIALALSMPVILPEREKIIATVFGVVLFTLLVQGLTIQPLLKKLNLLGNQPLRQEFLEAIARQTALQRVLQHLEKTEKRPGVEPDFYRYQTALVSGELISLKQKIKQLQDEHPDLQSFVTNQLQEELLAIEAETYAESVRAGQLNRELSPFLQQVTEDR
- a CDS encoding DUF389 domain-containing protein, with the translated sequence MLSNIRNRFQHFRRKQAKLEQIQQCQLELLDESTLNSSYLILIIGSCAIATLGLLANSTAVIIGAMLVAPLMLPIRSLAFGALEGDVLLFRRGMITLLVGTLLAVAIAYSVGLLVQLPSYDSEILARSEPTLLDLGIAIAAGSISGYAKVEPKVSGSLAGTAIAVALMPPLCVIGLGMAQSNWSLSFGATLLYLTNLLGITLSCMLTFLLAGYTPLHQARKAISWTLALTAILLLPLGASFTRLIRQAQLETSLQRALVNRTVTFQRLQLLQFNTNWLTNPPEVRLSVRAKEPVTPRQVQLLEEFVEREMGQQFTLVFEVGQVQEVRRQE
- a CDS encoding methyltransferase family protein gives rise to the protein MAFFAKGLLDLGGQLTPLPYPKQDGELVKSGIYSLVRHPIYSGVILAAVSWTIFQMSFSHLLAAGILFVFFDIKASREETWLSHKYPDYPEYREKVKKLIPGLY